One window of the Actinomycetota bacterium genome contains the following:
- a CDS encoding biotin/lipoyl-binding carrier protein, translating into MGINVEAEMVANVWKVMVSAGAGVAEGDTLVILESMKMEIPVEAPVAGTVSVINVEEGGVVQEGDVIAVID; encoded by the coding sequence ATGGGAATCAACGTTGAAGCAGAGATGGTGGCCAACGTGTGGAAGGTGATGGTGTCTGCGGGCGCCGGCGTCGCCGAGGGGGACACGCTGGTGATCCTGGAGTCGATGAAGATGGAGATTCCGGTTGAGGCTCCTGTCGCCGGGACGGTGAGCGTGATCAATGTCGAGGAAGGCGGCGTCGTTCAAGAGGGCGACGTCATAGCCGTTATCGACTGA